The following are encoded together in the Coffea arabica cultivar ET-39 chromosome 1c, Coffea Arabica ET-39 HiFi, whole genome shotgun sequence genome:
- the LOC140004211 gene encoding chromatin modification-related protein EAF1 B-like isoform X6: MHGCSSASALIVHAEVDSMGGVVEGGVDVGVGTKTSPRRIAIEKVQAELRQEYDVREERRRELEFLEKGGNPLDFNCGKAASVSVQSTSQTDQQPELFVTSEAKGSFAFTASPHGDSVESSGRPRAHSTCEPNSADNLMLFDGENDFIEGDRVAAQPNRTNVVSTEHLSQRDGNSNAKELGDSAAFSLPRKAYKRRTRPSRDGARSSSTDAVLARGSHGSSLPLRHGLRETKVLVSDSENQKEEKVSANSDSKPTSSNGVKVCKSAPSEGQVDMELDCVKAVESVTNLIKGDALDAVVSSNASENIQNDQVNQQSVLDAQKSVSKVAFEETGSFKGKEEAVDMGLECQPHVPVMQPENQSSSGQVNGFSSIKGDDKRNDDHNNSASLGTKVLDSESSCTQTSLSLDGNNDTEMCTNVTIIDSNGIVKEQTSVVEGKPIIDGGQLVEEKTEIKADDSFTFVNDECNSAQQCHKENGYIEKAQEEITEGISDLQNEEKNRSGNEVRDHIVESTEADGCTGLGSGTEKRIIVLFGVNSDPKNENGCSVIPQGSADSSIPKVPEAASPGRVSIAASEGHTSSDVNFTATKADEDSILEEARIIEAKRNRISELSMTNLPMENRRKTQWDFVLEEMSWLANDFAQERIWKKAAAAQLCHQVAYMSRLRFHEQNNSWELKKVAHILARAVTEFWQSVQEEKKVQELQCSRKDCSLALQEYAVRFLKYTSSDVPHSQAEAPMTPDRISDVGITDISWEDHLTEKTGSSIQEEVETSAYDAMADFGSQDNAYEEDEGETSTYDTSAAFEGSKALRFAQKKWKSSNKAYNSRAFEVVADSPFMQCMENKAVNQQPVLMGKRPAGSLNVSFPTKRVRTNNRQRVLSPFSAGTSGCVQMTTKTDGSSGDTNSFQDDQSTLHGGSHLQNNMEVESVGDFEKQLPFDSTEISTKNKKKKKPKHLGSAYEHRWPLDSNFQNEQREHSKKRSESLQLESNGSSGLFGQHIVKKPKMMRPSLDNSFDSGAPIGGSAPSPVASQISNQNKLMKMFSNRDRGRKNKCLKTPASQSGSGSQWSLFEEQALVVLVHDLGPNWELVSDAINSTLQFKCIFRNPKECKERHKMLMDRTGDGADSAEDSGSSQPYNSTLPGIPKGSARQLFQRLQGPMEEDTLRCHFEKIIMIGQKLHPRRKQNDIQDPKQLQPPHGSHILALSQFCPNYPSGESIPTPLDLCDATTPNSDIVPLGYQGPHTTGLAMANQGSMAPMLNTCAANSSGPGSSNMIIGNNFSSSPGPINASVRDARYAVPRSASLSAEEQQRMQQYNQMFSGRNIPQPNLSSPGALPGNDRGVRMLPGGNAVGINAGINRGMPIARPGFQGIASSSMLNSGNMIPSGMVAMPCPVNMHTGVGSAQGSSTRPRDAVHMMRPNQNQDSQRQMMGPEFQMQVSQGNNQGIPTFGALSPSFPNQTASPPVSSYTVHHQQPHGMSPQQPHVINPHHPHLPGTNHASSPQQQAYAMRLAKERHLQQQRIMQQQQQQFASSNSMMPHVQPQTQLPISSPPPNNSQIQSQTPSPPVSLSPVTPASPMTSLPQHQQKHQLLPHASARNAQAAGSGHTNQVSKQRQRQPQQQQFQQTGRHHPQQRQQTQSQQQAKVSKGGRGNMMMHQNIAIEPPLLNGISTNPANQSVEKGEQAMHLSQGQALYSASAINPVQSSKPLNLSSNQSHPQQKLYPGQSSTLAKHLQQIPCHSDTINQGHVSPVASGPLSTGHQSVPPHVMSSSNHQRSQVQTNQKLVNQNQPSAQRVLQQNRHVNSDPSTKLQGREAQPDQLSTANSSHMGVATKMPLTSTDAANITQVFSPPSTPQWRASEPLYDTGTSSPAINLGSIGTPPTNSAGNETSSQVGQPGLGLRQSSGNMPLIGQDVSSQWQQQGSQLQEPPSPISKQQQHQHQLQSQQQLPHLHHSQQQTQLVGNSNSLYVRPTDSRLE; this comes from the exons ATGCATGGATGCAGTTCGGCATCTGCTTTAATAGTCCATGCTGAGGTTGATTCGATGGGAGGCGTTGTTGAAGGCGGAGTTGATGTTGGTGTTGGGACCAAGACTTCTCCGCGACGTATAGCCATTGAGAAGGTTCAAGCGGAGCTCAG GCAGGAGTATGATGTTCGAGAGGAAAGGAGGAGGGAGTTGGAATTTCTTGAGAAA GGCGGCAATCCTTTAGATTTCAACTGTGGTAAAGCAGCTTCAGTTAGTGTCCAGTCCACTTCTCAGACCGATCAACAGCCTGAACTCTTTGTGACCAG CGAAGCCAAAGGCAGTTTTGCATTTACTGCTTCGCCTCATGGAGATTCAGTTGAAAGCAGTGGGAGGCCCAGAGCTCATTCCACTTGTGAACCCAATAGTGCTGATAATCTCATGTTATTTGACGGTGAAAATGATTTTATTGAAGGTGATAGGGTCGCTGCACAGCCCAATAGGACTAATGTTGTCTCAACGGAGCATTTGTCCCAGCGAGATGGAAATTCAAATGCAAAAGAATTAGGGGATTCTGCTGCTTTTAGTCTCCCAAGGAAAGCATATAAACGTCGAACTCGGCCAAGCCGTGATGGTGCTCGATCAAGTTCTACTGATGCAGTTCTTGCTCGTGGCTCTCATGGATCTTCTCTGCCTTTACGCCATGGTTTGAGAGAGACCAAAGTATTGGTATCTGATTCAGAAAACCAGAAGGAAGAAAAGGTTTCTGCAAACAGTGATTCAAAGCCTACTAGTTCAAATGGTGTTAAGGTTTGCAAGAGTGCACCCTCTGAAGGTCAGGTGGATATGGAGTTGGACTGTGTAAAGGCAGTAGAATCAGTTACCAACCTGATTAAGGGTGACGCACTGGATGCTGTTGTCAGTTCTAATGCTTCGGAAAACATTCAGAATGACCAAGTTAATCAACAATCAGTCTTGGATGCTCAAAAATCAGTTTCAAAAGTTGCTTTTGAGGAAACTGGATCTTTCAAGGGAAAAGAAGAGGCAGTTGATATGGGGCTTGAATGTCAGCCTCATGTGCCGGTAATGCAACCTGAGAATCAATCTAGTTCTGGTCAAGTGAATGGATTCAGCAGCATCAAGGGAGATGACAAAAGAAATGATGATCACAACAACAGTGCTTCATTGGGTACAAAAGTTTTAGATTCAGAGTCATCTTGCACCCAAACTAGCCTTAGTTTAGATGGGAATAATGATACTGAAATGTGTACTAATGTAACGATTATTGATTCTAATGGCATTGTTAAAGAGCAAACATCTGTGGTGGAAGGGAAACCAATAATAGACGGCGGTCAACTGGTAGAAGAAAAGACAGAGATTAAAGCAGATGATAGTTTTACTTTCGTAAATGATGAATGTAATTCTGCTCAGCAATGCCACAAGGAGAATGGATATATAGAGAAAGCACAGGAAGAAATAACTGAAGGTATATCTGATTTACAAAATGAGGAGAAAAATCGAAGTGGAAATGAAGTTAGGGATCATATAGTTGAGAGCACAGAAGCAGATGGCTGTACTGGTTTGGGTTCAGGAACAGAGAAGAGAATAATTGTTCTGTTTGGTGTTAACTCAGATCCCAAGAATGAAAATGGTTGCTCTGTAATACCTCAGGGTTCTGCTGATTCCTCCATACCAAAAGTACCTGAGGCTGCTTCACCAGGTAGGGTTTCAATTGCTGCTTCAGAGGGACATACATCTTCTGATGTCAATTTCACGGCAACCAAGGCTGATGAAGACTCAATCTTGGAAGAGGCTAGGATTATAGag GCTAAGCGTAATAGGATTTCTGAGTTATctatgacaaacttgccaatggAGAATCGTAGAAAAACTCAGTGGGATTTTGTATTGGAGGAAATGTCATGGTTGGCCAATGATTTTGCTCAG GAGCGCATTTGGAAGAAAGCTGCTGCTGCGCAATTATGTCACCAAGTTGCGTATATGTCCCGGTTAAGATTTCATGAACAGAATAATAGTTGGGAGCTTAAGAAAGTAGCCCACATCTTAGCAAGAGCTGTCACAGAGTTCTGGCAATCTGTACAG GAGGAAAAGAAAGTGCAGGAGCTGCAATGTTCAAGAAAAGATTGTTCACTTGCTCTACAGGAATATGCAGTGAGATTTCTGAAATATACCAGTTCTGATGTTCCTCATAGTCAAGCTGAAGCTCCCATGACTCCAGATAGGATTTCGGATGTAGGAATCACAGACATTTCGTGGGAGGACCATTTGACAGAA AAAACTGGCAGTAGCATACAAGAAGAAGTGGAGACATCAGCATATGATGCCATGGCAG ACTTTGGATCTCAGGATAATGCATATGAAGAGGATGAAGGAGAAACAAGCACATATGATACATCAGCAGCCTTTGAAGGTAGCAAAGCATTAAGATTTGCTCAGAAGAAGTGGAAAAGCTCGAACAAGGCATACAATTCAAGAGCATTTGAAGTTGTAGCAGATTCACCATTTATGCAGTGCATGGAAAATAAAGCTGTGAATCAACAACCCGTGCTAATGGGAAAACGTCCTGCTGGCAGCCTTAATGTGTCATTCCCGACAAAACGTGTGCGGACTAATAACAGGCAGAGAGTTTTGAGTCCCTTTAGTGCTGGAACATCAGGATGTGTTCAGATGACAACTAAGACGGATGGATCAAGTGGTGATACCAACTCATTCCAGGATGATCAGAGTACTCTGCATGGTGGATCCCATTTGCAGAATAATATGGAGGTTGAGTCAGTGGGGGACTTTGAAAAGCAATTACCATTTGACTCCACAGAAATATccactaaaaataaaaagaagaagaaaccaaAGCATCTG GGATCTGCATATGAACATAGATGGCCTCTTGACTCCAATTTTCAGAATGAGCAG AGAGAGCATTCCAAGAAGAGATCAGAGAGTCTTCAGCTTGAATCAAATGGTAGCAGTG GTTTGTTTGGACAACACATAGTGAAGAAACCAAAGATGATGAGGCCATCACTTGATAATTCTTTTGACAGTGGTGCCCCAATTGGTGGGTCTGCTCCTTCTCCAGTTGCCTCTCAAATCAGTAACCAAAATAAGTTGATGAAGATGTTTAGTAACCGGGATCGGGGTAggaaaaacaaatgtttgaag ACGCCTGCTAGCCAGTCTGGGTCTGGAAGTCAGTGGAGTCTATTTGAAGAACAG GCCCTTGTTGTCCTCGTACATGATTTGGGTCCTAATTGGGAGCTTGTAAGTGATGCCATAAACAGTACTTTGCAATTTAAG TGCATATTCCGCAATCCTAAAGAATGCAAGGAGCGTCATAAGATGTTAATGGACAGGACTGGGGATGGGGCTGACAGCGCAGAGGATTCAGGGTCTTCTCAACCTTATAATTCCACACTGCCTGGCATTCCTAAA GGAAGTGCCAGACAATTATTTCAGCGTTTGCAGGGGCCAATGGAAGAGGATACCCTCAGATGTCATTTTGAAAAGATCATAATGATTGGGCAGAAGCTCCATCCTCGGAGGAAGCAG AATGATATCCAGGATCCGAAGCAACTGCAGCCACCTCACGGCTCTCATATACTTGCTCTTTCCCAGTTTTGTCCAAATTATCCGAGTGGAGAATCTATTCCCAC ACCTCTCGATCTTTGTGATGCAACAACACCAAACTCTGATATTGTTCCTCTTGGGTACCAAGGCCCACACACCACCGGATTAGCTATGGCAAATCAGGGCTCCATGGCCCCAATGCTTAACACTTGTGCTGCTAATTCATCGGGGCCAGGGTCCTCCAATATGATTATTGGCAATAACTTTTCGTCCTCGCCAGGTCCAATCAATGCTTCTGTTAG GGATGCAAGATATGCTGTTCCTAGGTCAGCATCTTTGTCAGCTGAGGAACAGCAGAGAATGCAACAGTATAATCAGATGTTTTCTGGTAGAAACATTCCGCAGCCAAATTTGTCATCTCCCGGAGCTCTTCCTGGAAATGATCGTGGAGTTCGCATGCTACCTGGTGGCAATGCTGTaggcattaatgctggtattaACCGAGGCATGCCAATTGCGAGGCCTGGATTTCAAGGAATTGCATCATCATCTATGCTTAACTCTGGTAATATGATCCCCTCTGGCATGGTGGCGATGCCCTGTCCTGTTAACATGCACACTGGAGTTGGTTCTGCGCAAGGGAGCTCAACAAGACCTCGCGATGCTGTACATATGATGAGG CCTAACCAGAATCAGGACTCTCAACGGCAAATGATGGGGCCCGAGTTTCAGATGCAAGTGTCACAAGGAAATAACCAGGGAATTCCAACGTTTGGTGCATTGAGTCCCTCTTTTCCAAACCAGACAGCCTCTCCACCTGTCTCATCGTACACAGTCCATCATCAGCAGCCACATGGGATGTCTCCTCAACAGCCACATGTTATTAATCCTCATCATCCCCATCTTCCAGGAACCAATCATGCCAGCAGTCCGCAGCAACAAGCCTATGCCATGCGCTTGGCTAAAGAAAGACATCTACAGCAGCAGCGTATtatgcagcagcagcagcaacagtTTGCATCATCTAACTCTATGATGCCTCATGTACAGCCACAGACCCAACTTCCCATCTCATCTCCACCACCAAATAATTCCCAAATTCAATCACAGACACCTTCTCCACCAGTATCACTCTCTCCCGTGACACCAGCCTCTCCCATGACGTCCTTGCCACAGCACCAGCAGAAGCATCAGCTGCTGCCTCATGCTTCAGCCCGGAATGCTCAAGCTGCAGGCAGTGGTCATACAAATCAGGTCAGCAAGCAAAGGCAGCGCCAGCCGCAGCAGCAACAGTTTCAGCAAACTGGCAGGCATCATCCTCAGCAGCGACAACAAACTCAGTCTCAACAGCAAGCCAAAGTTTCAAAAGGAGGGAGAGGGAACATGATGATGCATCAGAATATTGCGATTGAGCCACCACTACTAAATGGCATTTCTACAAATCCTGCAAACCAATCTGTTGAGAAAGGGGAACAGGCGATGCATTTATCACAAGGTCAGGCATTATATTCTGCGTCTGCAATAAACCCTGTTCAATCAAGCAAACCGTTAAATCTTTCCTCAAACCAGTCCCACCCTCAACAAAAGTTGTATCCTGGCCAATCATCTACTCTGGCAAAGCATCTCCAGCAGATACCATGTCATTCTGATACTATTAATCAAGGTCATGTTTCCCCTGTTGCTTCTGGTCCTTTGTCCACAGGTCATCAGTCAGTTCCACCACATGTCATGTCTTCTTCCAATCACCAACGATCACAGGTACAGACAAATCAAAAGTTGGTGAATCAGAATCAACCATCTGCTCAGAGAGTATTGCAACAGAATCGCCATGTAAATTCTGACCCGTCAACTAAGCTGCAGGGAAGGGAAGCTCAACCTGACCAGCTCTCTACAGCCAACTCATCTCATATGGGTGTTGCCACAAAAATGCCTCTGACATCCACTGATGCAGCTAATATAACTCAGGTTTTCTCTCCTCCCAGTACTCCTCAGTGGAGAGCTTCAGAGCCACTGTATGATACTGGTACATCAAGTCCAGCAATAAATTTGGGTTCCATTGGGACCCCACCAACGAATTCTGCTGGTAATGAGACTTCATCTCAAGTTGGTCAACCAGGATTAGGCCTGAGGCAATCTTCCGGTAACATGCCTCTGATCGGACAGGATGTTAGTTCACAGTGGCAGCAGCAGGGATCGCAGCTGCAAGAACCTCCCTCACCTATATCCAAGCAACAGCAACATCAACATCAACTGCAATCCCAACAGCAGCTGCCACACCTGCATCACTCTCAGCAACAGACACAGCTTGTGGGGAATAGCAATAGCTTATATGTTAGGCCCACCGACTCCAGACTGGAATGA